DNA from Thermodesulfovibrionales bacterium:
AGAATAATACTCAAGACAAAGACTTACATAAGTGATGCTACTGAACTTATAAAAGAAATAATATCAAAAATACCTGTGCCTGTATGAATTTAAAAAGCAATTTTATGAGATTCAAAAAGCCTTTATCTTCACTATGACCCTCACAAGAGAAGGTTTCAGACTCGGTCTTGCGACATTACTTGTGGGGCTTGCTTCCCTGAATACAGGAAATAACCTGATGTACCTTATCCTCTCGGTCATGCTATCTATATTCTTTCTTTCCCTGGTGGTCACATTTATTAATCTGAAGGGAATTGAGATATCAATTGAGCCAGTTGAAGAACTTTTTGCTGGAAGGTCATCGAAGATAAAGATAAGATATTTTAAGAAAGGACTTTTCCCATCCCGCTCATTCTTTTTGCTGAGTATGCCTGAAGCTCCTTTAAGAATCTTTGATTATATAGAATTACTGAAGCCAGAATTCACTGTTGAAAGGACAGTTACTATTACTCCTTTAAAAAGAGGCCCTTTGAACCTTAAGGACTTCATTTTCCTTAAAACAGGCTTTCCCTTTATATTTACCGAGAGGACAACTAGGATAAAGACAGAAGCAGGACTTCTCGTCTATCCAGCTCTGTGGGATATTGAAATTTCTCTTATTTCTCCTGCCAGAGTAGGTAATAAAAAATTAACAGGTGAAGAAGAGTTTCAGAAGATAAGACCTTATAGATATGGTGATGACAGGAGATTTATTCACTGGAAGGCAACGGCAAAAACGGGTGAACTCATGATTAAGGAATCTGCCCTTGAAGAAACCTCAAGGATAACAATCCTTCTTGACAACTTCCGGCCTCCTGACATGAATGCCTTTGAAAGGTCTGTATCCTTTGCTGCCTCCCTGGCATCAAAGGCCATAGAATCAGGTTATTATTTACGATTCGTCACCTGTCTAAAAACATTACCCTTTGGCACTGGAAGAGAACACCTTCTAAAGATACTTGACCATCTTGCACTTATTGAACCAGCGGAGGAGTTCTCTTGCCTTATAAATGAAAAAGATATAGAAGGAAATACCATGCTCATTCTACAATCAGGGCTTTCACCTCTGAAAAAGTTCACGGAATCTGCACAGAGGATTTTTTATGCCTCAGAGATATAAACTCCTTACGGCTCTTATAGCCCTTGCAGGTTCCGTGACAGTAATAATTACGGGTGAGCTCAATCCTTTCTATTATTTCTTTGTTTTTTTGATGATTTACGGTTATGTAAGGCTCCTCAAAAACAAACCCCAGGGTTCAAGATTTGTTATAGGACTTTCATCAATATGGGGACTCCTTTTATTTCTTTTTGATATTTTTGTTATCACAGGAGATTATCTGGTATCCGTAGGTCATCTGAGCCTGATATTCCATGCAATAAAATCCTTTGATATAAAAGAACCCTATGATCCCTTACAGGTCTATTTCATGTCACTCCTACAGCTTGTGATTGCCTCAGAGTTTACAACAAGAATGCTCTTTGGAGTGATAATAATCATCTTTATAGCGCTCTTTATATTTGCAATGATGATGGCTCATTATATCAAAGCTAGCAGCTTAAGGCCCGAGGAGATGGATAAGAAATTACAGGATTTATCTTCTGGTGCAAAAGCTGAGCTTCCGGCTATAACCTTCAGCTCTATAATTTTTCTTCTTATAATCATCCTGGTTCTTTCATCCTTCTTTTTTATAAGCCTTCCAAGGCTCAAATATGGCCTTTGGGGAAAGAGTCATGTTAAGGGAATAAAAAATGCCGGATTTTCAGAAAGAATGGATCTCTCTTCAGGAGAAGTAAAGCTTGATCCATCTGTAGTTATGAGGGTGGAGCTCAGACCATTAATAAAAGGATCCTATTACTGGAGGGGGGTGACCCTTGATCATTATGATGGTAAGGTATGGTCAAATTCTTTTGTTAATACAAGAAGGTTGATTAAAAAAGTTGAAGAAGAATTCATTCTTAAAGAAGAGGTTTCGGGGCTCACTGAACAGGATATACTTCTTGAGCCTGTAGATTCAGATGTCTTATTTTTACTTGACCAGCCTCTATCCATTAACATAATTGCACGCAGACTTGAAAGGGATTTCTCAGGTACCATCTATTTACCGGGAAAGGGAGCTCGCAGGCTCCATTATTCAGTAAAAAGCAGTCTCAGTTCATTTAGGGAAGGAGGCTTTGCTCCCCAGTATCTTCAGATGCCTGAATTTCTTAAAGAGAAAATCAGGTCATTTACTGAAGATATACTATCAGAAAAAAAGAACATTAAGGACAAGGAAAAAGCCCTAATTATAGAATCCTTTCTAAAAAAGAATTATACCTATTCCCTTACAGTCTCTGAACCCCGTTTAGAAACTGATCCTGTATCCCATTTTCTTTTTGTTGAAAAAAGGGGTTACTGCGAGCATTATGCAAGTGCAATGGTGCTCATGCTCCGCTCTATAGGTATTCCAGCCAGGATAGTAACAGGCTTTATGGGAGGACAGATTAATGATGTGGGTAATTATGTAATTGTAAGACAGAAGGACGCCCATTCCTGGGTTGAGGCCATGATTGATGGAAAATGGCACAGATTCGACCCCACGCCTCCTGATATAACCTCAGAGCCGGGACCACCCAGGATATTCCTCTATCTTGATTACCTCAAGCTTAAATGGCAGAGATATGTGGTGAGTTTCAGCAGGGAAGATCAAAAAAGGATTATCGAAGGATTAAGAGGATTTACTGAATACATGAAAGCTTATATAGAAAAAGCATTAATTTACACTGAAGATTTACTAAAAGGAATATCCAGTAAAATAACGAAAAGCCCACTTATATTGATTTCAAGTATTTTCTTGATCTTCCTTGCATGGCTTCTTGGGAAAAGTATTTTCAGAAGACAGGCACTTAAAGAAGTAAGTATTTATTACAGCAAATTTAAAAGATTACTCCAATCAAAAGGCTCAGGCCTTCATGAGTATTCTACACCAGGAGAGGTACTTGACTTAGGACTGAGATCAGGATTTCCAGAAAAGGAGCTCAGAGAATTTATTTCTATCTATGAATCCTCAAGGTTTGGCAATAAGGATCCTGATCTAAAGAAATACAGAGCCCTTTACAGAAGATTAAAAGAATCAAGTAAACTGATAAGGATTAAGGTTTCATCTCGAGATTAGAAATTTATTAAAAATCGGGGGTTCTTATAGGCAAACTTATCATGAAGGTTGTTCCCTTCTCCGAGGTATTGAAGGTTATCTCCCCTCCATGGGCAGTAATCACCTTGTGGACAATAGCAAGCCCCAGCCCTGTTCCACGTTCCTTGGTGGTAAAGAAGGGCAGGAATATCTTTTCTCTTATCTCAGGTGCAATCCCTTTTCCCGTATCTGATATGGAAATCCTGTAAAAACCATCCTTATGCTCTCCTTTTATGCTGAGCTTTCCACCTTCAGGCATAGCATCAAGGCTATTCTGAATAAGATTCCTCAGTGCCTGCCTTATAAGTGTCTCATCAACCATAAGTCCATCGGAAGGTTCTATATAAACAGATAGCTCAATCTCAGGAGAAATATTTAAACTCTCAATAACCTCCCTGATAACCCTTTCAGGATTAATTGATACAAGATTAGGCTCCTCGTATCTTGCGAAGCTAAGAAAATCCCTTAT
Protein-coding regions in this window:
- a CDS encoding DUF58 domain-containing protein; this encodes MTLTREGFRLGLATLLVGLASLNTGNNLMYLILSVMLSIFFLSLVVTFINLKGIEISIEPVEELFAGRSSKIKIRYFKKGLFPSRSFFLLSMPEAPLRIFDYIELLKPEFTVERTVTITPLKRGPLNLKDFIFLKTGFPFIFTERTTRIKTEAGLLVYPALWDIEISLISPARVGNKKLTGEEEFQKIRPYRYGDDRRFIHWKATAKTGELMIKESALEETSRITILLDNFRPPDMNAFERSVSFAASLASKAIESGYYLRFVTCLKTLPFGTGREHLLKILDHLALIEPAEEFSCLINEKDIEGNTMLILQSGLSPLKKFTESAQRIFYASEI
- a CDS encoding DUF3488 and transglutaminase-like domain-containing protein, whose protein sequence is MPQRYKLLTALIALAGSVTVIITGELNPFYYFFVFLMIYGYVRLLKNKPQGSRFVIGLSSIWGLLLFLFDIFVITGDYLVSVGHLSLIFHAIKSFDIKEPYDPLQVYFMSLLQLVIASEFTTRMLFGVIIIIFIALFIFAMMMAHYIKASSLRPEEMDKKLQDLSSGAKAELPAITFSSIIFLLIIILVLSSFFFISLPRLKYGLWGKSHVKGIKNAGFSERMDLSSGEVKLDPSVVMRVELRPLIKGSYYWRGVTLDHYDGKVWSNSFVNTRRLIKKVEEEFILKEEVSGLTEQDILLEPVDSDVLFLLDQPLSINIIARRLERDFSGTIYLPGKGARRLHYSVKSSLSSFREGGFAPQYLQMPEFLKEKIRSFTEDILSEKKNIKDKEKALIIESFLKKNYTYSLTVSEPRLETDPVSHFLFVEKRGYCEHYASAMVLMLRSIGIPARIVTGFMGGQINDVGNYVIVRQKDAHSWVEAMIDGKWHRFDPTPPDITSEPGPPRIFLYLDYLKLKWQRYVVSFSREDQKRIIEGLRGFTEYMKAYIEKALIYTEDLLKGISSKITKSPLILISSIFLIFLAWLLGKSIFRRQALKEVSIYYSKFKRLLQSKGSGLHEYSTPGEVLDLGLRSGFPEKELREFISIYESSRFGNKDPDLKKYRALYRRLKESSKLIRIKVSSRD